Proteins found in one Salinibacter grassmerensis genomic segment:
- the arsB gene encoding ACR3 family arsenite efflux transporter: MEATAEKAQEGLGFFERYLSLWVALCIAAGVAIGQLIPAVPNVLGEMEVAQVNLPIAILIWAMIYPMMVQVDFKSILGVRRHPKGLTVTLVVNWLIKPFTMFGFAWLFLKGVFAPLIEPGLASEYVAGAILLGAAPCTAMVFVWSYLTDGDPAYTLVQVSINDLIMLVAFAPIVAFLLGLSDVIVPWDTLLLSVGLYIVIPLAAGALSRSWIIRAKGEEWFDDVFLERLGPVTMIGLLLTLVLLFSFQGEVILQNPLHIALIAVPLVVQTFFVFAIAYGWAYGWRVPHDVAAPAAMIGASNFFELAVASAIAMFGVTSGAALAAVVGVLVEVPVMLALVRIANATRPQFEARTTISA; this comes from the coding sequence TTGGAGGCCACCGCCGAGAAGGCGCAGGAGGGCCTCGGCTTCTTCGAGCGTTACCTGAGCCTGTGGGTGGCCCTCTGTATTGCCGCGGGCGTGGCCATCGGCCAGCTGATTCCGGCTGTGCCCAATGTGCTGGGAGAGATGGAGGTGGCGCAGGTCAATCTGCCGATCGCCATCCTCATCTGGGCGATGATCTACCCGATGATGGTGCAGGTCGATTTCAAGAGCATTCTCGGCGTGCGGCGCCACCCGAAGGGCCTCACCGTGACGCTCGTGGTGAACTGGCTGATCAAGCCGTTCACGATGTTCGGCTTCGCGTGGCTGTTCCTGAAGGGCGTCTTTGCCCCGCTCATCGAGCCGGGCCTGGCGAGCGAGTACGTGGCCGGGGCGATTTTGCTGGGGGCGGCCCCCTGCACGGCGATGGTGTTCGTGTGGAGCTACCTCACGGACGGGGACCCGGCGTACACGCTCGTGCAGGTGTCGATCAACGATCTCATCATGCTGGTGGCCTTTGCGCCGATTGTGGCGTTCTTGCTCGGCCTGTCGGACGTGATTGTGCCGTGGGATACGCTGCTCCTGTCGGTGGGGCTCTACATCGTGATTCCGCTGGCGGCGGGGGCGCTGTCCCGCAGCTGGATCATTCGGGCAAAGGGAGAGGAGTGGTTCGACGATGTCTTCCTGGAGCGACTCGGGCCGGTGACGATGATTGGCCTGCTGCTCACGCTCGTGCTCCTGTTCTCCTTCCAGGGGGAGGTGATCCTCCAGAACCCGCTCCACATCGCCCTGATTGCGGTGCCGCTCGTCGTGCAGACCTTCTTCGTGTTTGCCATCGCCTACGGCTGGGCCTACGGCTGGCGGGTGCCGCACGACGTGGCCGCCCCGGCCGCGATGATTGGGGCCAGTAACTTCTTTGAGCTCGCCGTGGCATCGGCAATAGCGATGTTCGGCGTCACCTCGGGGGCAGCGCTGGCCGCCGTGGTGGGCGTGCTCGTGGAAGTGCCGGTGATGCTGGCGCTGGTGCGCATTGCCAACGCGACGCGCCCGCAGTTCGAGGCGCGCACAACGATCTCCGCCTAA
- a CDS encoding arsenate reductase ArsC yields MKKTSVLFVCTHNSARSQMAEGLLRDRYSDRYDAHSAGTERTHVRPLALDVMEEIGVDLAGHTSKTIEDLGDRTFDVVVTVCDAAREACPYLPAEKENLHRSFEDPSAAEGTEEERRAVFRRVRDELAAWIDEAFASESTEAE; encoded by the coding sequence ATGAAAAAGACCTCCGTTCTCTTCGTCTGCACCCACAACTCAGCGCGCTCTCAGATGGCCGAAGGCCTTTTGCGTGACCGCTACAGCGACCGGTACGACGCCCACAGCGCTGGCACCGAACGAACGCACGTCCGCCCACTGGCCCTTGACGTAATGGAGGAGATCGGCGTCGATCTGGCCGGCCACACGTCCAAGACGATCGAGGACCTGGGCGATCGGACCTTCGACGTGGTGGTGACCGTCTGTGACGCCGCACGGGAGGCCTGTCCGTACCTGCCGGCCGAGAAGGAGAACCTGCACCGGTCGTTCGAGGACCCCTCTGCGGCCGAGGGAACGGAAGAGGAACGGCGGGCCGTCTTCCGGCGGGTGCGGGACGAGCTCGCGGCCTGGATCGACGAGGCGTTTGCCTCGGAGTCGACAGAAGCCGAATAG
- a CDS encoding ArsR/SmtB family transcription factor, with translation MAQCHCGGTPHEILPDAEIDRHTTRLKALSSEVRLRMVDLIYHGGGEVCVCELQDEFDLSQPTISHHLKVLREAGLIQSRQEGTFVYHRVNAEAFTGLAALMDRLRTIRDVGEEAEALA, from the coding sequence ATGGCCCAGTGTCACTGCGGGGGAACGCCGCACGAGATCCTTCCGGACGCGGAGATCGATCGGCACACCACGCGCCTTAAGGCGCTTTCGAGTGAGGTGCGTCTTCGCATGGTGGACCTGATCTACCACGGAGGAGGGGAAGTCTGCGTCTGCGAACTGCAGGACGAGTTTGATCTCAGCCAGCCAACGATTTCCCACCACCTGAAGGTGCTTCGGGAGGCTGGGCTCATCCAGAGTCGCCAGGAAGGAACTTTCGTGTACCATCGCGTGAACGCGGAGGCATTTACTGGACTGGCGGCTCTCATGGACCGGCTCCGCACGATTCGCGACGTGGGGGAGGAGGCAGAAGCACTTGCCTGA
- a CDS encoding MFS transporter: protein MSSDDPVVSSALVDRSPVYYGWVVLSVSTLGMAATLPGQTAGISLFIDAFIEDLGLSRSVVSWLYTVATVLGSLGLPLAGRLVDRYGPRRMAVAIVALFAVSCVGMSRVSSWIGVFVGFVCLRGFGQGALSLVNNHAVNLWFERQRGLAVGTLGLGMAGATALFPPLMEVGLQAYGWQTTYLIMGGLLGAVMLPITTLFYRDAPEHYGLSPDPTRYGAGEEVKPITNSSDSDSSADKTVGGIAPEVAYRTWTFWLFTGAGVCTAGLGTGLLFHHFSILEEVGVTRGLAAQFFVPLGVVTGLFNVGTGWLIDRYPPRLLLSGQLLLFGAMMGLLPVVDTAPEVWAYGGVFGVAQGMQGALLGSAYAHYFGRAYHGTIRGLANTIFIGGTAIGPGLLALGPDFLGGFATVLWICAPIPLGLAAMALVGWAVGWDAEVLPAEPVGEAKV, encoded by the coding sequence GTGTCCTCTGACGACCCTGTTGTCTCGTCTGCACTCGTAGACCGGAGTCCGGTGTACTACGGGTGGGTCGTGCTCTCCGTATCGACGCTGGGCATGGCGGCGACCCTCCCTGGCCAAACGGCAGGTATCTCCTTGTTCATCGACGCATTTATTGAAGACCTGGGACTGTCCCGATCGGTCGTTTCGTGGCTTTACACGGTTGCGACGGTTCTCGGCTCGCTTGGGCTCCCGCTAGCGGGGCGCTTGGTCGACCGATATGGGCCGCGCCGCATGGCCGTAGCCATTGTTGCGCTGTTTGCGGTAAGCTGCGTAGGAATGAGCCGAGTGTCCAGTTGGATTGGCGTGTTTGTGGGATTTGTGTGCCTGCGAGGGTTTGGCCAGGGAGCACTCAGCCTTGTCAACAATCATGCAGTGAACCTGTGGTTTGAACGGCAGCGCGGGTTGGCCGTCGGCACCTTAGGCCTGGGGATGGCTGGGGCCACGGCTCTCTTCCCTCCACTTATGGAAGTGGGGCTTCAGGCTTACGGCTGGCAGACGACGTATCTGATCATGGGGGGACTGCTGGGGGCAGTCATGCTCCCGATCACCACGCTTTTTTACCGGGACGCGCCGGAGCACTACGGGCTCTCCCCCGATCCGACTAGATACGGCGCTGGTGAGGAGGTCAAGCCAATCACCAATTCATCAGACTCCGACTCATCGGCCGATAAGACTGTTGGGGGCATTGCTCCAGAGGTGGCATATAGGACCTGGACGTTCTGGCTCTTCACGGGTGCTGGCGTCTGCACCGCAGGTTTAGGAACGGGCCTTCTTTTTCACCACTTCTCGATTCTTGAAGAGGTAGGCGTGACGCGCGGCCTCGCTGCTCAATTCTTTGTCCCGCTTGGAGTCGTGACTGGTCTCTTCAACGTGGGCACCGGCTGGCTCATCGACCGCTACCCGCCTCGTCTTCTCCTTAGCGGACAGTTGCTTCTGTTCGGGGCCATGATGGGACTGTTGCCCGTTGTCGACACGGCCCCCGAGGTGTGGGCATATGGTGGCGTGTTTGGTGTCGCGCAAGGCATGCAAGGGGCACTTCTTGGTAGCGCCTACGCTCACTACTTCGGACGGGCGTACCATGGCACTATCCGTGGCCTGGCGAACACGATCTTTATTGGCGGCACGGCAATTGGCCCAGGATTGCTTGCGCTGGGGCCGGACTTCCTCGGTGGCTTTGCGACGGTCCTATGGATTTGCGCACCGATTCCGCTTGGACTTGCGGCGATGGCGTTAGTCGGATGGGCCGTAGGGTGGGATGCAGAGGTGCTCCCTGCGGAGCCTGTAGGCGAAGCAAAAGTGTAA
- a CDS encoding permease: MLESFADGLIYGLVGLSESSHWGESLHFFVYETAKIGLLLVAVTHLMGLINAYLPVERVREWIASGRLRGSEHLVASGFGAVTPFCSCSSIPLFIGFLQGGIPLGVTLSFLITSPLVNEVALALFIGLFGRQVTLLYAASGIVLGTVLGWALGRMGLGRFVEDWVWEIAENKTEEAESDTRSLWERLPSVSREAMGIVTDIAPYVLAGLAIGAGIHGFVPTGFFEQYLSGGNPLAVPLSVVLAVPMYANASGIIPVVQALVAKGIPLGTAMAFMMAVVGLSLPEAMMLKKAMQTRLLATFFGTVGVSIVALGYLFNWVL; the protein is encoded by the coding sequence ATGCTTGAGTCTTTCGCCGATGGTCTCATCTACGGCCTCGTCGGACTGTCCGAGTCGTCCCACTGGGGGGAGTCCCTCCACTTCTTTGTCTACGAGACAGCGAAGATTGGGCTGCTCCTCGTTGCGGTGACGCACCTGATGGGCCTCATCAATGCGTACCTGCCGGTCGAGCGGGTGCGGGAGTGGATCGCTTCCGGGCGGCTACGGGGCAGCGAGCACCTGGTGGCCTCAGGCTTTGGGGCGGTCACCCCGTTCTGCTCCTGCTCGTCGATCCCGCTCTTTATCGGGTTTCTGCAGGGGGGCATCCCGCTGGGCGTAACGCTCTCGTTCCTGATCACATCCCCGCTGGTGAACGAGGTGGCCCTGGCTCTCTTCATCGGCCTGTTTGGGCGGCAGGTGACGCTCCTCTATGCCGCTAGCGGCATTGTCCTGGGCACCGTACTGGGATGGGCTCTGGGCCGTATGGGCCTGGGGCGCTTCGTGGAGGACTGGGTGTGGGAGATCGCCGAGAACAAGACCGAAGAGGCGGAGTCCGATACACGTTCGCTGTGGGAGCGCCTGCCGTCGGTCTCGCGAGAGGCGATGGGCATTGTGACCGACATTGCGCCCTACGTGCTGGCGGGCCTCGCCATCGGGGCCGGCATCCACGGATTCGTGCCCACCGGGTTCTTTGAACAGTATCTGTCAGGGGGCAACCCGTTGGCGGTCCCACTGTCGGTGGTCCTTGCCGTGCCCATGTACGCAAACGCGTCGGGAATCATCCCGGTTGTGCAGGCGCTGGTGGCGAAGGGGATTCCGCTGGGGACGGCCATGGCGTTCATGATGGCGGTGGTAGGCCTGTCGCTGCCGGAGGCAATGATGCTGAAAAAGGCGATGCAGACGCGCCTTTTGGCGACCTTTTTTGGGACGGTCGGTGTCTCGATCGTCGCCCTCGGCTACCTTTTCAACTGGGTGTTATAA
- a CDS encoding CC/Se motif family (seleno)protein, whose translation MPSKDIQLDLTIDDEAATHTCEKGGVLTIRTRPQHGCCGGRVDRATVSTEPPGDPEPYVQTEQDGVTVYVHRSFASLDGEPIRVGLDQLWIWQSLYVKAASRM comes from the coding sequence ATGCCGTCTAAGGACATCCAACTGGACCTCACCATCGACGACGAGGCGGCGACCCATACCTGTGAGAAAGGCGGCGTGCTCACCATTCGCACCCGCCCCCAGCACGGGTGCTGCGGCGGGCGGGTCGACCGGGCGACGGTAAGCACCGAGCCGCCGGGCGATCCCGAGCCGTACGTACAGACGGAGCAGGACGGAGTCACAGTGTACGTGCACCGCAGCTTCGCCTCCCTCGACGGCGAGCCGATCCGAGTCGGCCTGGACCAGTTGTGGATCTGGCAGTCGCTCTACGTCAAGGCGGCCTCGCGGATGTGA
- a CDS encoding DUF3124 domain-containing protein, with amino-acid sequence MAPSAPTDRGAPTKRVRSQTLYVPSYSHIYIRNARRSLNLATTLSIRNTSRDVPITLSTIDYYDSQGEHVRSYVDTARTLGPLASTYVVVDMDDIRGGVGANFIMQWHAEQPVSPPVVETVMITGANTQGISFRSPARVLREERVSTDTAGQQSTARP; translated from the coding sequence GTGGCTCCCTCCGCGCCGACAGACCGGGGTGCCCCCACAAAGCGTGTTCGGAGCCAGACGCTGTACGTCCCCTCGTACTCCCACATCTACATCCGAAACGCCCGGCGCTCGCTGAACCTGGCCACTACCTTGAGTATCCGCAATACGAGTCGGGACGTCCCCATTACGCTCTCAACCATCGACTACTACGACAGCCAAGGGGAGCATGTACGCAGCTACGTGGACACGGCCCGCACCCTCGGGCCATTGGCCTCCACGTACGTCGTGGTGGACATGGACGACATTCGAGGCGGCGTAGGGGCAAACTTCATCATGCAGTGGCATGCAGAGCAACCGGTTTCACCTCCGGTCGTGGAAACGGTCATGATCACCGGCGCCAACACGCAGGGCATCTCGTTTCGGTCCCCCGCCCGTGTCCTCCGTGAGGAACGCGTCTCCACGGACACAGCCGGACAACAGTCCACTGCGCGCCCGTAG
- a CDS encoding FmdB family zinc ribbon protein yields MPTYEYRCTDCEHDFALEASVAEYEEGLGADCPECGSSETTRRLGSVVISTGSSDPARKGGCCTPGSGCC; encoded by the coding sequence ATGCCGACCTACGAATACCGCTGTACGGACTGCGAGCATGACTTCGCCCTCGAAGCGTCCGTTGCCGAATATGAGGAGGGACTGGGTGCAGATTGTCCCGAGTGCGGCTCCTCGGAGACGACGCGCCGCCTCGGCTCCGTGGTGATTTCAACAGGGAGTTCCGACCCTGCACGGAAAGGCGGGTGCTGTACACCGGGGAGCGGGTGCTGCTAA
- a CDS encoding ArsR/SmtB family transcription factor yields MQTKADQFDAETTEIAEQAKALSHPARLAILRVLAERSECICGEIVEDLPLAQSTVSRHLKVLKEAGLIQGTVDGPSVCYCLDPEPIAALRDQFDTFFDGLSTAADSISC; encoded by the coding sequence ATGCAAACGAAAGCTGACCAGTTCGACGCCGAGACAACCGAGATAGCCGAGCAGGCCAAGGCGCTCTCCCATCCGGCCCGGCTGGCTATTCTGCGCGTGCTGGCCGAACGGTCCGAGTGCATCTGCGGGGAAATCGTCGAAGACCTGCCGCTTGCCCAATCCACCGTGTCCCGCCACCTGAAGGTGCTAAAAGAGGCGGGGCTTATCCAGGGCACCGTCGACGGCCCAAGCGTTTGCTACTGCCTCGATCCGGAGCCCATCGCGGCACTGCGTGATCAGTTCGATACGTTCTTCGACGGCCTCTCGACGGCCGCCGATTCCATCTCCTGCTAA
- a CDS encoding UPF0175 family protein → MDVAFSLPEDLARKLQERWGDLSRRALESLVAQAYREDSLTLGEVRRLLGHETRMETEAFLKEQGALLDYSEEELEQDLEAALKASNR, encoded by the coding sequence ATGGACGTGGCCTTCTCCCTTCCTGAAGATCTCGCTCGCAAGCTGCAAGAGCGATGGGGGGATCTCTCGCGGCGTGCGCTCGAATCCCTCGTCGCACAGGCCTACCGCGAAGACTCGCTCACGCTTGGAGAAGTGCGGAGACTCCTTGGCCACGAGACGCGCATGGAAACGGAGGCGTTTCTCAAAGAGCAGGGAGCGCTTTTAGACTACTCCGAAGAAGAGCTGGAGCAGGATCTGGAGGCGGCCCTAAAGGCGTCGAATCGGTAG
- the arsD gene encoding arsenite efflux transporter metallochaperone ArsD encodes MSDTFDSSAREVREAVRAKYAAIAREEEEGCCETDAGSCCDDAEEEAAVNMIGEAYDTVEGYVADADLKLGCGVPTDYAGLEPGQTVVDLGSGAGLDAFVARRVVGETGRVIGVDFAPEMVEKARTNAQKLGVENVEFLEGDIEDLPLTDETADVVLSNCVLNLVPDKVQAFAEMQKVLRPSGHFCVSDVVAGGPLPDEVRRSAELYAGCVAGAIEESEYLDLLGAVGFEEVEVLSRRRIDLPEEALPDTLTDADRAALEEGGIWSVTVRGRRPVDFASVENESVESEPISSCPESAAPTPKVEVFDSPMCCSTGVCGPDPDDTLVAVNGALRWLERQGVIVERYNPASHPERFTDTPVVYDALQREGQDVLPIVLVGGEIQSRWTYPSRDEFVRMAGLEPA; translated from the coding sequence ATGTCCGACACGTTCGATTCTTCTGCCCGAGAGGTTCGCGAGGCGGTCCGGGCCAAGTACGCCGCCATTGCCCGGGAGGAGGAAGAGGGATGTTGCGAGACCGACGCCGGATCGTGTTGCGACGATGCCGAAGAAGAGGCTGCCGTCAACATGATCGGCGAGGCCTACGACACGGTTGAGGGCTACGTAGCCGATGCGGACCTGAAGCTCGGCTGCGGGGTGCCGACCGATTACGCCGGGCTTGAGCCGGGGCAAACGGTGGTCGATCTGGGCTCGGGGGCCGGGCTCGACGCCTTCGTCGCCCGGCGCGTCGTCGGGGAGACCGGTCGCGTCATTGGGGTCGACTTCGCGCCCGAGATGGTGGAAAAGGCCCGGACGAATGCCCAAAAACTGGGTGTAGAGAACGTCGAGTTCCTGGAGGGAGACATCGAGGATCTGCCGCTGACCGATGAGACGGCCGACGTCGTCCTCTCGAACTGCGTGCTCAACCTCGTGCCCGATAAGGTGCAGGCCTTTGCTGAGATGCAGAAGGTCCTCCGTCCCAGCGGGCATTTCTGCGTGTCGGACGTTGTCGCGGGCGGCCCGCTCCCGGATGAGGTCCGACGCTCCGCCGAGCTCTACGCGGGCTGTGTGGCGGGGGCAATCGAGGAGTCCGAATACCTGGACCTGCTGGGCGCAGTAGGATTCGAGGAGGTCGAGGTCCTGTCCCGTCGCCGCATCGACCTGCCGGAGGAGGCGCTTCCCGATACGCTGACTGACGCGGACCGGGCGGCGCTGGAGGAGGGGGGGATCTGGAGCGTCACGGTGCGGGGCCGCCGGCCGGTAGACTTTGCGTCGGTCGAGAACGAGTCAGTCGAGAGCGAGCCGATCTCCTCTTGTCCCGAGTCCGCCGCGCCGACTCCGAAAGTCGAAGTCTTCGATTCCCCGATGTGCTGCTCGACCGGCGTTTGTGGCCCCGACCCCGACGACACGCTCGTCGCCGTGAACGGCGCACTGCGCTGGCTGGAGCGGCAGGGCGTTATCGTCGAGCGCTATAACCCGGCTTCCCATCCGGAGAGGTTCACCGACACGCCGGTCGTATACGATGCCCTCCAGCGTGAGGGACAGGACGTGCTCCCCATCGTGCTGGTCGGCGGGGAGATCCAATCCCGCTGGACGTACCCCTCGCGCGACGAATTCGTCCGGATGGCCGGCCTTGAGCCCGCGTAA
- the arsA gene encoding arsenical pump-driving ATPase codes for MLSFLDAPPRYLFFTGKGGVGKTSLACASAVRLADEGREVLLVSTDPASNLKEVLGAPVGDTAGSVDSVPNLSAVNIDPEAAADEYRERVIEPMVGVLPDETVEQVEEQLSGACTTEIASFDKFTQFLAGDEGETYDHVVFDTAPTGHTLRLLELPAAWSDYIEENPDGASCLGPVSGLEAQQERYTAAVEALQDAGRTTLVLVSRPEAAALKEAARSSRELRDLDVVNQRLVVNGIFRAQDAGDPLAAAMECRTGEALEGIPDTLKDLPRDTVPLKGHNLVGLDSLRALLSDEPAATATNDTGTNGTEQAPDIDLPTVHELVDGFAGDGQGLVMVMGKGGVGKTTIAASVAVDLARRGEEVLLTTTDPAAHIADAVGSDALPNLEVSAIDPEEATRRYRERVLKTKGKDLDPEERELLEEDLRSPCTQEVAVFRAFAREISTAQRQFVVMDTAPTGHTLLLLDTTGSYHREVMRTSEIEAGRITTPLMRLQDPDYTKMLLVTLPETTPVLEAKQLQDDLERAGIAPYAWVVNQSLAAAGPSDPLLVERAHAEGSQIELVQEQHAERTALAPWMPEEPVGPERLQALARGAAEPVLADV; via the coding sequence ATGCTGTCGTTTCTCGACGCTCCCCCGCGCTACCTCTTCTTTACCGGCAAGGGCGGGGTGGGCAAGACGTCGCTCGCCTGTGCCTCGGCCGTTCGCCTGGCCGACGAGGGGCGCGAGGTGCTCCTGGTAAGCACCGATCCGGCCTCCAACCTCAAAGAGGTCTTGGGCGCGCCCGTCGGCGATACCGCCGGCTCCGTCGACTCGGTGCCGAACCTCTCGGCCGTTAACATCGATCCGGAGGCCGCGGCGGACGAGTACCGCGAGCGCGTGATCGAGCCGATGGTGGGCGTTTTGCCGGACGAAACGGTCGAGCAGGTCGAGGAGCAGCTCTCCGGCGCTTGCACCACCGAGATCGCCTCGTTCGACAAGTTTACTCAGTTTCTGGCCGGGGACGAGGGGGAGACCTACGATCACGTCGTCTTCGACACGGCCCCCACGGGCCACACGTTGCGCCTGTTGGAGTTGCCTGCTGCCTGGAGCGACTACATCGAGGAGAATCCGGACGGCGCCTCGTGCCTTGGGCCCGTCTCGGGGCTGGAGGCGCAGCAGGAGCGCTACACCGCCGCCGTGGAGGCCTTGCAGGACGCAGGCCGGACGACGCTCGTGCTGGTGAGCCGCCCGGAGGCGGCGGCCCTCAAGGAGGCCGCGCGGTCGAGCCGCGAGCTGCGGGACTTGGACGTCGTGAACCAGCGGCTCGTCGTAAACGGCATTTTCCGCGCGCAGGATGCCGGCGACCCCCTGGCCGCGGCCATGGAGTGCCGCACCGGGGAGGCCCTTGAGGGCATCCCGGACACGCTGAAGGACCTTCCGCGCGACACGGTGCCACTGAAAGGCCATAACCTCGTGGGGCTCGATTCGCTCCGCGCGCTGTTGAGCGATGAACCGGCGGCGACAGCGACGAACGACACGGGGACGAACGGCACGGAACAGGCTCCGGACATCGACCTGCCGACCGTCCACGAGCTGGTCGACGGCTTCGCAGGCGACGGGCAAGGGCTCGTGATGGTGATGGGGAAGGGGGGCGTGGGCAAGACGACGATTGCCGCGTCCGTGGCCGTCGACCTAGCGCGGCGGGGCGAGGAGGTGCTGCTCACGACCACCGACCCGGCCGCGCACATCGCCGACGCGGTGGGCAGCGACGCGCTCCCGAACCTGGAGGTAAGCGCCATCGACCCCGAGGAGGCCACGCGCCGGTACCGCGAGCGCGTCCTCAAGACGAAAGGCAAGGACCTCGATCCCGAGGAGCGGGAGCTTTTGGAGGAAGACCTGCGCTCGCCCTGTACCCAGGAGGTGGCCGTCTTCCGCGCTTTTGCTCGCGAGATTAGCACGGCGCAGCGCCAGTTCGTGGTGATGGACACGGCGCCGACGGGCCACACGCTCCTCCTTCTCGACACGACCGGGTCCTACCACCGCGAGGTGATGCGCACGAGCGAAATCGAGGCAGGCCGCATCACCACCCCGCTCATGCGACTGCAGGACCCCGACTACACGAAGATGCTGCTGGTGACGCTGCCGGAGACGACGCCGGTCCTCGAAGCAAAGCAGCTGCAGGACGACCTGGAGCGGGCCGGCATTGCGCCCTACGCGTGGGTCGTAAACCAGAGCTTAGCGGCGGCCGGGCCGTCGGACCCGCTGTTGGTGGAGCGCGCCCACGCCGAGGGATCGCAGATCGAGCTCGTGCAAGAACAGCACGCCGAGCGCACGGCTCTTGCGCCCTGGATGCCCGAGGAGCCGGTCGGCCCCGAGCGCCTGCAGGCCCTGGCCCGCGGTGCCGCCGAGCCGGTGCTGGCCGACGTGTAA
- a CDS encoding DUF3368 domain-containing protein: MTVVSDTSPISYLVLIGREEVVVQLYGEIIISETVHRELVHPRAPEVVQERISAYPSWMKVETAESDTDSRHSGKEQGGDLQDLDLGEREAILLAVREEAGLLLIDERAGRTVARKRGVSVTGTIGVLGAAAQKGLIDPAQAVQDLRETTFRASADLYRWLLDKGQ; this comes from the coding sequence GTGACCGTCGTAAGTGACACCTCCCCGATCAGCTATCTGGTGCTTATCGGAAGGGAGGAGGTGGTCGTCCAGCTGTATGGGGAAATTATAATCTCGGAGACGGTCCACCGAGAACTGGTTCATCCCAGAGCCCCAGAAGTGGTTCAAGAGCGAATTTCTGCTTATCCCTCTTGGATGAAGGTGGAAACAGCTGAATCGGATACTGACAGTCGACATTCTGGCAAAGAACAGGGTGGAGACCTGCAAGACCTCGATCTCGGTGAGCGCGAGGCCATCTTGCTGGCAGTGCGGGAGGAAGCAGGTCTTCTTCTCATCGACGAGCGAGCCGGGCGCACCGTAGCCAGAAAGCGCGGCGTATCCGTCACCGGAACGATCGGTGTTCTCGGAGCGGCCGCTCAGAAGGGTCTCATCGACCCTGCTCAAGCGGTACAAGATCTGAGAGAAACTACGTTTCGCGCCTCTGCCGACCTGTACCGATGGCTGCTCGACAAGGGGCAATAG
- a CDS encoding thioredoxin family protein, which produces MDIKVLGTGCASCQTLERRVHEAVEQAGSDASVEKIEDMQEIMQYNVMSMPALVIDGEVEVAGQAPSVNELTDLLSA; this is translated from the coding sequence ATGGACATCAAAGTACTCGGCACCGGATGCGCTTCCTGTCAGACCCTTGAACGCCGCGTCCACGAGGCGGTCGAGCAGGCAGGGAGCGATGCGTCCGTCGAAAAAATCGAGGACATGCAGGAGATCATGCAGTACAACGTGATGAGCATGCCGGCCCTCGTCATTGACGGGGAGGTGGAGGTGGCCGGGCAGGCCCCGTCGGTCAACGAACTGACCGATCTCCTGTCGGCGTGA